From a single Gimesia fumaroli genomic region:
- a CDS encoding HPr family phosphocarrier protein has protein sequence MQESVCRQIVTVKMKEGLHLRPISEIVRIARTYNCEMTISNGDVSGSAKEAFDLLALEAKTDIELVLEASGEDASKLMEEIVQFFESGYKKFEETSDPPE, from the coding sequence ATGCAAGAATCTGTATGTCGTCAGATCGTCACTGTCAAAATGAAAGAGGGGCTCCACCTTCGTCCGATCTCGGAAATCGTCAGAATCGCACGCACTTATAACTGTGAAATGACGATTTCGAATGGAGACGTGTCCGGCAGTGCCAAAGAAGCCTTTGATTTGCTGGCCTTGGAGGCGAAGACCGATATCGAACTGGTATTAGAAGCCAGTGGAGAAGATGCTAGCAAACTCATGGAAGAAATCGTTCAGTTTTTTGAATCAGGGTATAAAAAATTCGAAGAAACGTCTGATCCACCTGAATAA
- a CDS encoding PTS sugar transporter subunit IIA: MKLTDFVVSDAIIPELNVTTKEEAIRTMVASLKNAGSISAEDEEGIVSAILKREELGSTGIGNGVAVPHTKHSSVENLTAAVALSSEGVDFASLDGEDVYILFLLISPLDRPGDHLRGLENISRHLRNQKFCNFLRQSKNIEDIVELLNEADSNQLD; encoded by the coding sequence ATGAAGTTAACAGACTTCGTGGTTTCGGATGCGATCATTCCGGAATTGAATGTAACAACCAAAGAAGAAGCAATCCGCACGATGGTCGCGAGCCTGAAAAATGCAGGCAGCATCTCTGCTGAAGATGAGGAAGGTATCGTCTCAGCGATTCTCAAGCGAGAAGAGCTGGGTTCTACCGGTATCGGAAATGGTGTGGCCGTCCCTCACACCAAACATTCTTCAGTCGAAAACCTGACCGCTGCAGTTGCCCTTTCCTCGGAAGGTGTCGACTTCGCCAGTCTCGACGGTGAGGATGTTTATATTTTGTTTTTGCTAATTTCACCTCTGGATCGTCCAGGAGATCACTTACGCGGGTTGGAAAACATTTCACGTCATTTGCGGAATCAAAAATTCTGCAATTTCCTGCGACAATCCAAAAACATCGAAGATATTGTTGAACTACTTAACGAAGCTGACAGCAATCAGCTGGACTAA
- the hpf gene encoding ribosome hibernation-promoting factor, HPF/YfiA family: MQVAITCRHGSVSDGLRDYITEKSEKLLTYFERVTAIQVTIDQGENQNRVEILVDAEHKHNFVAHAEGDEVKPNFHSALSKMEQQIKRYKEKIQDHRRDLPLNEIAENNIAEAETESE, translated from the coding sequence GTGCAAGTTGCGATTACTTGTCGTCATGGTAGCGTTTCAGATGGTCTCCGCGATTATATTACTGAAAAGTCTGAAAAGTTACTGACGTACTTTGAGAGGGTAACTGCAATCCAGGTAACGATCGACCAGGGTGAAAACCAGAATCGGGTCGAAATTCTCGTTGATGCAGAACACAAACATAATTTTGTTGCCCATGCGGAAGGAGATGAAGTGAAACCAAACTTTCATTCCGCACTAAGTAAAATGGAACAACAAATTAAAAGATATAAGGAAAAGATTCAGGACCACCGCCGTGATCTCCCTTTGAATGAAATCGCGGAAAACAACATTGCGGAAGCAGAAACGGAATCTGAATAA
- a CDS encoding FmdB family zinc ribbon protein, which produces MPTYVYEVIKQDGTPGERFEVIQRMSDPVLTTHPETGEPVRKVITAAHFSGKWSDAEAKRTLNDDKRLGELGFTKYVKSSKGTYEKRAGDGPDLISAD; this is translated from the coding sequence ATGCCTACTTATGTTTACGAAGTAATTAAACAAGACGGAACGCCGGGGGAACGGTTTGAGGTCATTCAAAGAATGAGTGATCCTGTTTTGACGACGCATCCGGAGACGGGTGAGCCGGTGCGTAAAGTAATTACAGCTGCTCATTTTTCCGGAAAATGGTCGGATGCGGAAGCGAAACGCACATTAAATGATGATAAGCGTTTGGGAGAACTTGGTTTTACGAAATATGTGAAATCATCAAAAGGAACGTATGAAAAACGAGCCGGCGATGGTCCGGACCTGATCTCCGCAGATTAG